A single Cupriavidus sp. D39 DNA region contains:
- a CDS encoding tyrosine-type recombinase/integrase — protein MALDIRYLWPRSDTGPFWFKRKVPKDLVPAEGKTWIQFSLKTRDLKVAARLIAQHVREQDRQWQEHRNPTRAGSAELGRRMLEDGGIDPANPKADEFAVDLFYDIVEEQLPAKVRQQHWEASQLGIPVTHKDIDPHLPPVTRAALQIVQGRLELLASQVRDEYVAAKTDDAQSVKSATLPFQYLIKLCGDKPIEKYRPQDVTAYVQHLLDGKHSDKGKGISKTTVTRYVTPLRAAWAMAMRRHGLKIDNVWAGDLDMPKSARGAVKRGSFTQTDYEKLFAAIGDIASQDDLRCALVILADTGARLGEVIGLRVSDCDLKAPVPYIRIEEYASRSVKTEHSERDVPLTPRALQAVKRALELAKGSIYCFPRYTSDEGCKATHASNTLNEWLRSRGIEKTCHSMRHGMRDRLRAVDAPQDAVEALQGWAKSAMSSEYGDGHELEKLLVWLEKGMDLAR, from the coding sequence ATGGCACTCGACATCCGCTACCTGTGGCCTCGGTCGGACACGGGGCCGTTCTGGTTCAAGCGCAAGGTTCCCAAAGATCTTGTTCCCGCTGAGGGTAAGACATGGATCCAGTTCAGCCTGAAGACCCGGGACCTCAAGGTGGCAGCACGGCTGATTGCGCAACACGTCCGGGAGCAGGACCGCCAATGGCAGGAGCATCGCAACCCGACAAGGGCTGGCAGCGCAGAGCTGGGCAGGCGGATGCTGGAGGATGGTGGGATCGACCCTGCGAACCCCAAGGCTGACGAGTTCGCTGTCGATCTGTTCTATGACATCGTCGAGGAGCAACTCCCTGCCAAGGTCCGACAGCAGCACTGGGAAGCCTCGCAGTTGGGTATTCCGGTTACGCACAAGGACATCGATCCCCATCTGCCTCCGGTGACTAGGGCCGCTCTTCAAATTGTTCAGGGTCGTTTGGAGCTTCTGGCTTCGCAGGTCAGGGACGAATACGTCGCCGCCAAGACCGATGATGCCCAGTCCGTGAAGTCGGCCACCTTGCCATTCCAGTACCTGATCAAACTGTGCGGTGACAAGCCAATCGAGAAATACAGGCCACAGGACGTCACTGCCTACGTGCAGCACCTTCTGGACGGCAAGCATTCCGACAAGGGCAAAGGCATCAGCAAGACGACCGTCACCAGATACGTGACTCCGCTGCGGGCGGCATGGGCCATGGCAATGCGTCGCCACGGGTTGAAGATCGACAACGTTTGGGCAGGGGATTTGGACATGCCTAAGTCAGCCCGAGGGGCCGTCAAGCGTGGCTCCTTCACTCAGACCGACTACGAGAAGCTCTTTGCTGCCATCGGCGACATTGCCAGCCAGGATGATCTCCGGTGTGCTCTGGTGATCCTCGCGGACACTGGGGCTCGCTTAGGCGAAGTCATCGGGCTACGGGTCAGTGACTGCGACCTCAAGGCGCCGGTGCCGTACATCCGCATCGAGGAATATGCATCCCGTTCAGTCAAAACCGAACATAGCGAACGGGATGTGCCGCTGACCCCAAGGGCTCTACAGGCTGTCAAGCGGGCTCTGGAGCTAGCCAAGGGTTCTATCTACTGCTTCCCGCGATACACCAGCGACGAGGGCTGTAAGGCGACCCATGCCAGCAACACCCTGAACGAGTGGCTCAGGTCCCGTGGTATCGAAAAGACCTGCCACAGCATGCGCCATGGGATGAGGGATCGCTTGCGGGCTGTGGATGCCCCGCAGGATGCCGTAGAGGCATTGCAGGGTTGGGCTAAGTCGGCTATGTCGAGCGAGTACGGGGATGGGCACGAACTCGAGAAACTGCTGGTGTGGCTGGAGAAGGGCATGGACCTCGCCCGGTAG
- a CDS encoding DEAD/DEAH box helicase — translation MTQHDIRAEQDFASAADASIEAAAIATPAIQERSPLDKLDAILSPEAAVAPAAVAIDAENGFAKLGLEEAILRALVELNYTTPTPVQAQAIPAFLAGRDLLVSSQTGSGKTGAFILPAIQRISEKASPNRPRSDDPVKRMKGKRPCPSPAQPALLVLTPTRELALQVTEATAKYGRHLRRIVCASILGGMPYPKQLAALSKMPDILVATPGRLLDHVEAGRIDLSQLDMLVFDEADRMLDMGFADDIDAIVAATPATRQTLMFSATLDGRIAQLASRQLRDPQRIEIAATRADQSNIEQRLHFTDDMSHKEKLLDHLLRDTTLKQAIVFTATKRDADSLAERLSDTGFAAGALHGDMTQGARNRTLTSLRRGNLRILVATDVAARGIDVPDITHVVNFDLPKQAEDYVHRIGRTGRAGRSGVAINLVNHGDMFQWKRIERFTNNRVDASVIEGLEPRRSPKPRSGFAGKPGGDRGGYRGNSNGGGYRGGENRSFGDRKFGGGESRGFGSRDGAARPAGDRPFGDRDGNRGFGDRSSLGNPNGNSTGYRGQGGQGAAGGQRSFNNEGGGYRGGDNRGFGNRDGAAPRSFGDGNRGAGFGGGAAGNGGNGGYRGGEGRSFGNRDGNRDGAPRSFGDGNRGGFGGGQRNGNGNTGGRSRFER, via the coding sequence ATGACCCAGCACGACATTCGTGCGGAGCAAGATTTTGCCTCCGCCGCCGACGCATCGATCGAAGCCGCAGCCATCGCCACCCCCGCTATCCAGGAACGGAGCCCACTCGACAAGCTCGACGCCATCCTCAGCCCGGAAGCCGCCGTGGCGCCTGCCGCTGTTGCCATCGATGCCGAAAACGGCTTCGCCAAGCTCGGCCTCGAAGAAGCCATTCTTCGCGCCCTGGTTGAACTGAACTACACCACGCCGACCCCGGTGCAGGCACAAGCGATCCCCGCCTTCCTGGCTGGCCGCGACCTGCTGGTTTCGAGCCAGACCGGCTCGGGCAAGACCGGCGCCTTCATCCTGCCGGCTATCCAGCGCATCAGCGAGAAGGCTTCGCCGAATCGCCCGCGTTCGGACGATCCGGTCAAGCGCATGAAGGGCAAGCGCCCCTGTCCGTCGCCGGCGCAACCCGCACTGCTGGTGCTGACCCCCACGCGTGAACTGGCCCTGCAAGTTACCGAAGCCACCGCCAAGTACGGCCGCCACCTGCGCCGCATCGTCTGCGCCAGCATCCTGGGCGGCATGCCTTACCCGAAGCAGCTCGCCGCGCTGTCCAAGATGCCTGACATCCTGGTGGCCACGCCGGGCCGCCTGCTCGACCACGTTGAAGCCGGCCGTATCGACCTGTCCCAACTGGACATGCTGGTATTCGACGAAGCCGACCGTATGCTCGACATGGGCTTCGCCGACGATATCGACGCCATCGTTGCCGCTACCCCGGCCACCCGCCAGACGCTGATGTTCTCGGCCACGCTGGACGGCCGCATCGCCCAACTGGCTTCGCGCCAACTGCGCGATCCGCAACGTATCGAGATCGCCGCGACCCGCGCCGACCAGAGCAACATCGAACAGCGCCTGCACTTCACCGACGACATGTCGCACAAGGAAAAGCTGCTGGACCACCTGCTGCGCGACACCACGCTCAAGCAAGCCATCGTCTTCACCGCGACCAAGCGCGATGCCGATTCGCTGGCCGAGCGCCTGTCGGACACCGGCTTCGCAGCCGGCGCGCTGCACGGCGACATGACCCAGGGCGCGCGCAACCGCACCCTGACCTCGCTGCGCCGCGGCAACCTGCGCATCCTGGTGGCAACCGACGTGGCCGCACGCGGCATCGACGTGCCCGATATCACCCACGTGGTCAACTTCGACCTGCCCAAGCAAGCCGAAGACTACGTCCACCGTATCGGCCGTACCGGCCGTGCTGGCCGCTCGGGCGTCGCCATCAACCTGGTGAACCACGGCGACATGTTCCAGTGGAAGCGCATCGAGCGCTTCACCAACAACCGTGTCGACGCATCGGTCATCGAAGGCCTGGAGCCGCGTCGCTCGCCGAAGCCGCGTTCGGGCTTCGCCGGCAAGCCGGGTGGCGACCGCGGTGGCTACCGTGGCAACAGCAATGGCGGCGGCTATCGCGGCGGTGAAAACCGCAGCTTTGGCGACCGCAAGTTCGGCGGCGGCGAAAGCCGCGGCTTCGGCAGCCGTGATGGCGCCGCGCGTCCCGCAGGCGATCGCCCGTTCGGCGACCGTGACGGCAACCGTGGCTTCGGCGACCGCAGCAGCCTGGGCAACCCCAATGGCAACAGCACCGGCTATCGTGGCCAGGGCGGCCAGGGCGCAGCCGGCGGCCAGCGCAGCTTCAACAACGAAGGCGGCGGCTACCGCGGCGGCGACAACCGTGGCTTCGGCAATCGTGACGGCGCGGCTCCCCGCAGCTTTGGCGACGGCAATCGTGGCGCCGGCTTCGGCGGCGGTGCGGCCGGCAATGGCGGCAACGGTGGCTACCGTGGCGGCGAAGGCCGCAGCTTCGGCAACCGCGATGGCAACCGTGACGGCGCGCCCCGCAGCTTCGGCGACGGCAACCGCGGCGGCTTCGGCGGCGGTCAGCGCAACGGCAACGGCAACACCGGCGGCCGCTCGCGTTTTGAGCGTTGA
- a CDS encoding SUMF1/EgtB/PvdO family nonheme iron enzyme yields MSGFSMLPDLHFNGGKAVWADVRRLPREGLAQALVEARNRTLAWLAAFGQTRRGWEVPRQDFADPPLWTLGHVAWHAEWWCLRDVRTLERDGAWLQVAGVPSLLTGADEWFDPDRIDPDARWEVALPDVAVVKRYAADVLDAVLRRLAAQPDDGDATLYPWRRALFHEDRQGEAIAALLQALGVAPVEPAIALPSVSVPQGGTLQFPGGRFIQGWNEPDGFALPDERPAQPTYVPAFEMDAAPVSNAQFLDFVEDGGYERASWWSAAGRQWLMMQDRSAPRYWARHPESRAWMALRFGSLRTLNPDEAVRHVTLFEAQAWCAWAGRRLPMETEWELAAVQDRGGLRWGMVREWTATPYEPYAGFEASPADMEYVYCFASHQVVRGTSFASPARQRHARARMALLPEDDFAFVGFRSCSM; encoded by the coding sequence ATGAGCGGCTTCTCCATGCTTCCCGACCTTCATTTCAACGGCGGCAAGGCCGTCTGGGCCGACGTCCGGCGGCTGCCGCGCGAAGGCCTGGCACAGGCACTGGTGGAAGCGCGCAACCGCACCCTGGCCTGGCTGGCAGCCTTTGGCCAGACCCGGCGCGGCTGGGAGGTGCCACGCCAGGACTTTGCCGACCCGCCGCTTTGGACGCTGGGGCACGTGGCCTGGCATGCCGAATGGTGGTGCCTGCGCGACGTGCGCACGCTCGAGCGCGATGGCGCCTGGCTGCAGGTGGCCGGTGTGCCGTCACTGCTGACCGGCGCGGATGAGTGGTTCGATCCCGATCGCATCGATCCCGATGCCCGCTGGGAGGTGGCGCTGCCTGACGTGGCAGTCGTCAAGCGCTACGCCGCCGATGTGCTCGATGCCGTCCTGCGCCGGCTGGCGGCGCAGCCCGACGACGGCGATGCCACGCTCTACCCCTGGCGCCGCGCGCTGTTTCACGAGGACCGCCAGGGCGAGGCCATCGCCGCGCTGCTGCAGGCGCTGGGCGTTGCCCCCGTGGAGCCTGCGATTGCCCTGCCATCGGTATCGGTGCCGCAAGGCGGCACCTTGCAGTTTCCCGGCGGGCGTTTCATCCAGGGCTGGAACGAGCCGGATGGCTTCGCGCTGCCCGATGAACGGCCAGCGCAGCCCACCTATGTACCGGCTTTCGAGATGGATGCCGCGCCGGTCAGCAATGCCCAGTTCCTCGATTTCGTCGAGGACGGCGGCTATGAGCGCGCGTCGTGGTGGTCGGCGGCGGGGCGCCAGTGGCTGATGATGCAGGATCGCTCGGCGCCGCGTTACTGGGCCCGTCATCCTGAGTCGCGGGCCTGGATGGCCTTGCGTTTCGGCAGTCTGCGCACGTTGAACCCTGACGAGGCCGTGCGTCACGTCACCCTGTTCGAGGCGCAAGCCTGGTGCGCCTGGGCGGGCCGGCGCCTGCCGATGGAAACGGAATGGGAGCTGGCCGCCGTCCAGGATCGCGGCGGCCTGCGCTGGGGCATGGTGCGCGAGTGGACGGCGACGCCGTACGAGCCCTACGCGGGATTCGAGGCGAGCCCCGCCGATATGGAATACGTGTATTGCTTTGCCAGCCACCAGGTGGTCCGGGGCACCTCTTTCGCCAGCCCGGCGCGCCAGCGTCATGCGCGTGCGCGCATGGCGCTGCTGCCCGAGGACGATTTCGCGTTCGTCGGCTTTCGCAGTTGTTCGATGTAG
- a CDS encoding TerC family protein encodes MEWFTDLFTMQFLTALLSIVVIDLVLAGDNAIVIALAARNLPPHLQKKAIIWGTVGAVVVRSAMTVGVVWLLKIPGLLLIGGAALVWIAYKLLSDDGNGDEHGGGATTLVGAMKTIIIADAVMGVDNVLAVAGAAHGSFLLVVLGLLISIPIVVWGSSLVLKLMSRFPSIIFVGAGVLAFTAVKMIVSEPLVKAFFNTNALAYYGLFVLVIGGVLGGGYLVQKRRAPATAAQ; translated from the coding sequence ATGGAATGGTTTACCGATTTGTTCACGATGCAGTTCCTGACGGCACTGCTGTCCATCGTCGTCATTGACCTGGTACTGGCCGGCGACAACGCCATCGTGATCGCACTGGCGGCGCGCAACCTGCCGCCCCACCTGCAGAAGAAGGCCATCATCTGGGGGACCGTCGGCGCGGTCGTGGTCCGTTCGGCCATGACGGTCGGCGTGGTGTGGCTGCTCAAGATCCCTGGCCTGCTGCTGATCGGCGGCGCGGCCCTGGTGTGGATTGCCTACAAGCTGCTGTCCGACGACGGCAATGGCGATGAGCACGGCGGGGGCGCGACCACCCTGGTGGGCGCGATGAAGACCATCATCATCGCCGACGCGGTGATGGGCGTGGACAACGTGCTGGCCGTGGCCGGCGCGGCGCACGGCAGCTTCCTGCTGGTGGTGCTGGGCCTGCTCATCAGCATCCCCATCGTGGTGTGGGGCTCGAGCCTGGTGCTCAAGCTGATGTCCCGCTTCCCCTCGATCATCTTCGTGGGTGCCGGCGTGCTGGCCTTCACGGCGGTCAAGATGATCGTGAGCGAGCCGCTGGTCAAGGCGTTCTTCAACACCAACGCCCTGGCTTACTACGGCCTGTTCGTGCTGGTCATCGGCGGTGTGCTGGGCGGTGGCTACCTGGTGCAAAAGCGCCGGGCTCCGGCTACGGCTGCGCAGTAA
- a CDS encoding thymidylate synthase, which produces MKQYLDFMRHVQEHGTEKADRTGTGTRSVFGYQMRFDLREGFPVVTTKKLHMKSIIHELLWFLKGSTNIQYLKENGVSIWDEWADANGELGPVYGSQWRAWPTPDGRHIDQISDLMTQIRSNPDSRRLIVSAWNVGEIAQMKLPPCHAFFQFYVADGRLSCQLYQRSADIFLGVPFNIASYALLTHMIAQQTGLDVGDFIWTGGDCHIYSNHAEQVATQLARAPMALPQLKILRKPDSIFDYKYEDFELVGYESHPAIKAPVAV; this is translated from the coding sequence ATGAAACAGTACCTCGACTTCATGCGCCATGTGCAAGAGCATGGCACCGAAAAGGCCGACCGCACCGGCACCGGCACACGCTCGGTGTTTGGCTACCAGATGCGCTTCGACCTGCGCGAAGGCTTCCCGGTGGTGACCACCAAGAAGCTGCACATGAAGTCGATCATTCACGAGCTGCTGTGGTTCCTGAAGGGCTCGACCAATATCCAGTACCTGAAGGAAAACGGCGTCAGCATCTGGGATGAATGGGCCGACGCAAACGGCGAACTCGGGCCGGTCTATGGCTCGCAGTGGCGCGCGTGGCCTACGCCGGACGGCCGCCACATCGACCAGATCAGCGACCTGATGACGCAGATCCGCAGCAATCCCGATTCGCGCCGGCTGATCGTGTCGGCCTGGAACGTGGGCGAGATCGCGCAGATGAAGCTGCCGCCCTGCCATGCTTTCTTCCAGTTCTACGTGGCCGACGGCAGGCTGTCCTGCCAGCTGTACCAGCGCAGCGCCGATATCTTCCTCGGCGTGCCGTTCAATATCGCCAGCTACGCGCTGCTGACGCACATGATCGCGCAGCAGACCGGACTCGATGTGGGCGATTTCATCTGGACCGGTGGCGACTGCCACATCTACAGCAACCACGCCGAGCAGGTGGCCACCCAGCTCGCGCGCGCGCCGATGGCGCTGCCGCAGCTGAAGATCCTGCGCAAGCCGGACAGCATCTTCGACTACAAGTACGAGGACTTCGAACTGGTGGGCTACGAATCGCATCCGGCCATCAAGGCACCGGTGGCCGTATGA
- a CDS encoding dihydrofolate reductase produces the protein MTLLTLIVAKARNGVIGRDNTLPWRLPEDLAHFKRTTMGAPIVMGRKTWESIGRPLPGRRNIVVSRNRDLRIEGCDVANSLEDAQRLCVGVEQIFLIGGAQLYAEALPSADRLVVTEIDADVEGDAVFPPIDPQQWIATQRERHHSEANGFDYAFVTYERPPSGEE, from the coding sequence ATGACGCTGTTGACCCTGATCGTGGCAAAGGCCCGCAACGGCGTGATCGGCCGCGACAACACCCTGCCCTGGCGCCTGCCGGAAGACCTGGCGCATTTCAAGCGCACCACCATGGGCGCGCCCATCGTGATGGGCCGCAAGACGTGGGAATCGATTGGCCGGCCGCTGCCGGGCAGGCGCAATATCGTGGTCAGCCGCAACCGCGACCTGCGCATCGAAGGCTGCGACGTGGCGAACTCGCTGGAAGACGCGCAGCGGCTATGCGTAGGTGTGGAGCAGATCTTCCTGATCGGCGGCGCGCAGCTATATGCCGAGGCCCTGCCCAGCGCGGACCGGCTGGTGGTGACGGAGATCGATGCGGATGTGGAAGGCGACGCGGTGTTTCCGCCCATCGACCCGCAGCAGTGGATCGCGACGCAGCGCGAGCGGCATCATTCGGAAGCGAACGGCTTCGACTACGCGTTCGTGACGTATGAACGCCCGCCCTCAGGCGAGGAATAA